The Nocardioides sp. S5 genome includes a window with the following:
- a CDS encoding FAD-dependent oxidoreductase, translating into MTEGRALVVGASHAGVQVAAGLRQQGWSGEVVVVGDEPALPYHRPPLSKAYLAGTSSLQDLALRKAEFYAKHDIRLVQSTVTQVDRAAQEVGLNDGTTMGYTHLALCTGGRVRTLDVSGIDMPGVFYLRTFADVESIRASAASGSHAVIVGGGYVGLETAASLRALGLDVTVLEAAERVLERVTAPEVSAFYERVHRDAGVVIRTGAQVSAMAGDERVREVVLRGGERIPADLVVVGVGLVPNTELAAEAGLHVENGIVIDDLARTSDPRIVAAGDCASHRMARYDRLVRLESVPSAGEQAKTAAATLCGKERPIAALPWFWSDQYDLKLQIAGLNVGYDELVVRGDPSRDRDFTCYYLQQGRLLAADCVNRPRDFLKAKLLISQGERVDRAEFEAAAAS; encoded by the coding sequence GTGACCGAGGGGAGGGCGCTGGTCGTCGGCGCCAGCCACGCCGGTGTCCAGGTGGCGGCCGGCCTGCGGCAGCAGGGCTGGTCAGGAGAGGTCGTCGTGGTCGGCGACGAGCCAGCGCTGCCCTATCACCGTCCTCCCCTCTCCAAGGCCTACCTCGCCGGCACGAGCAGCCTGCAAGACCTCGCTCTGCGCAAGGCGGAGTTCTACGCCAAGCACGACATCCGCCTGGTGCAGTCGACGGTCACGCAGGTCGATCGTGCCGCGCAGGAGGTGGGGCTGAACGACGGCACCACGATGGGCTACACCCATCTCGCCCTGTGCACGGGTGGCCGGGTGCGCACCCTGGACGTGTCCGGTATCGACATGCCCGGGGTGTTCTACCTTCGGACCTTCGCAGACGTCGAGTCGATCCGGGCCTCGGCGGCTTCCGGCAGCCACGCCGTCATCGTGGGCGGCGGGTACGTCGGCTTGGAGACAGCCGCGTCCCTGCGCGCTCTCGGCCTGGACGTGACAGTCCTGGAGGCCGCCGAGCGCGTGCTGGAGCGGGTCACAGCACCCGAGGTCTCGGCGTTCTACGAGCGGGTCCACCGCGACGCCGGCGTCGTGATCCGGACGGGCGCCCAGGTCAGCGCCATGGCCGGCGACGAACGCGTGCGTGAGGTGGTCCTGCGGGGTGGTGAGCGGATCCCGGCCGATCTCGTCGTCGTCGGAGTGGGCTTGGTTCCCAACACCGAGCTGGCAGCCGAGGCTGGCCTGCACGTCGAGAACGGGATCGTGATCGACGACCTGGCTCGCACCAGCGACCCCCGCATCGTCGCAGCCGGCGACTGTGCCAGCCACCGGATGGCTCGCTACGACCGCCTCGTGAGGTTGGAGTCCGTGCCCAGCGCCGGGGAGCAGGCGAAGACGGCCGCCGCGACACTGTGCGGCAAGGAGAGGCCGATCGCAGCGCTGCCTTGGTTCTGGTCCGACCAGTACGACCTCAAGCTGCAGATCGCGGGGTTGAATGTCGGCTACGACGAGCTCGTGGTGAGGGGCGACCCCTCTCGAGATCGCGACTTCACCTGCTACTACCTCCAGCAGGGACGGCTGCTGGCCGCGGACTGCGTGAACCGACCGCGGGACTTCCTGAAGGCCAAGC
- a CDS encoding cytochrome P450 has translation MTTRTRTDGAPDLFKVVGTAAWLNFEGAARTVIRGRRGWVGAVNTDYDPLDPRTAAQPHAAYRRLHETGRVHYNPRRAMWVLSRLDDVRATLRATDKVTSSQGVTRLRIQAPLVVLTDGEEHARLRKQIQPMFTTGAMASWRAMAEKLASEMVDELVRAPGSDVMTTLATPLPMSLIAHIMGVSDGDFDDFRRWSETTVRIMDANATPLGIRHARDAATGLASLRRYFTEQFDAGRIRESDSALGRLMNHSENGALTGNDLFMIAMLLLVAGNETTTNLLGGMFETFARNPEEYDRVRQDPGLVPMAIEEHLRFSSPIQNLYRYTRADYDIAGVTIPRGSRVLLSFGAANRDPEAFEEPDTYRADRNPRMHVGFGHGAHLCVGAPLARMEAHVVLTELLGRVSRIELSGDPTWSTNSSLRGPTRLPVRLVTT, from the coding sequence ATGACAACCCGCACACGCACAGACGGTGCCCCTGACCTGTTCAAGGTGGTCGGGACTGCAGCATGGCTGAACTTCGAGGGTGCCGCGCGCACCGTGATCCGCGGCCGTCGCGGCTGGGTGGGGGCGGTCAATACCGACTACGATCCCTTGGATCCACGGACGGCGGCCCAGCCGCATGCGGCGTATCGACGCCTTCATGAGACGGGGCGGGTGCACTACAACCCGCGTCGGGCCATGTGGGTCCTCTCGCGCCTCGACGACGTCCGCGCCACACTGAGAGCCACCGACAAGGTGACCAGCAGTCAGGGGGTCACCCGGTTACGGATCCAGGCGCCGCTCGTCGTCCTCACTGACGGCGAGGAGCACGCCCGGCTACGCAAGCAGATACAGCCCATGTTCACCACAGGTGCGATGGCCTCCTGGCGCGCGATGGCGGAGAAGCTGGCCTCCGAGATGGTCGACGAACTCGTGCGTGCTCCCGGCTCGGACGTGATGACGACACTGGCCACTCCGCTACCGATGAGCCTGATCGCTCACATCATGGGTGTCTCCGATGGCGACTTCGACGACTTCCGCCGATGGTCGGAGACGACGGTGCGCATCATGGACGCGAATGCGACGCCGCTGGGCATCCGGCACGCACGAGATGCCGCGACAGGCCTGGCGTCCCTGCGGCGGTACTTCACCGAGCAGTTCGACGCTGGGAGGATTCGGGAGTCTGACTCGGCTCTCGGTCGACTCATGAACCACAGTGAGAACGGTGCTCTCACCGGCAACGACCTGTTCATGATCGCGATGCTGCTCCTCGTGGCTGGTAACGAGACCACGACGAACCTGCTGGGCGGGATGTTCGAGACGTTTGCTCGCAATCCGGAGGAGTACGACCGCGTTCGACAGGATCCTGGTCTGGTCCCGATGGCGATCGAGGAACACCTGCGGTTCTCCAGCCCCATCCAGAATCTGTACCGCTACACGCGCGCTGACTACGACATCGCCGGTGTCACCATCCCGCGAGGGTCCAGGGTGTTGCTGTCCTTCGGTGCTGCGAATCGGGACCCCGAGGCGTTCGAGGAGCCCGACACCTATCGGGCTGACCGCAACCCCAGGATGCACGTCGGGTTCGGGCACGGCGCACACCTGTGCGTCGGAGCACCGCTCGCTCGGATGGAGGCCCATGTCGTGCTCACCGAGCTCCTCGGTCGCGTCTCGAGGATCGAGCTGTCCGGTGACCCGACATGGTCGACCAACAGCTCGTTGCGCGGGCCCACCAGACTCCCCGTTCGACTGGTCACCACGTGA
- a CDS encoding DUF4192 domain-containing protein encodes MRFSVHSPDELTAALPHLLGFKPEESVVFVPMTADLPIARIDLPTTPRDRDAAWEAIRSPLGRYAQPGASVGIVCVTANREEADRVVQDFAARLDTIGIDTALMLWANDSEWHDYHLGESGHQTEAARGYVAAEMAPTGRPRPAASRASLASSLVGDREPVAELLSEAREAAETTTLRAEAKWAVGRLRQFHADSQPLSDLDAARLLVAVETIPIRDRLWDDMNTDNADSHVALWTNLTRRAPDQVRSAPASLLGLASWLSGDGAKALCAVEQVPRNSRYPLAGLVVAVVESAMHPREWESVKRIGQDADFAAPQPGPRNNPIRPAPAL; translated from the coding sequence ATGAGGTTCTCCGTTCACTCCCCCGACGAGCTGACCGCGGCACTCCCCCACTTGCTCGGGTTCAAGCCCGAGGAGTCGGTCGTGTTCGTGCCGATGACCGCCGACCTACCCATCGCTCGCATCGACCTTCCGACCACTCCGCGAGACCGCGACGCGGCCTGGGAGGCTATCCGCTCCCCTCTCGGCCGCTACGCCCAGCCAGGAGCCAGCGTGGGCATCGTCTGCGTCACAGCGAACCGCGAAGAAGCGGATCGAGTCGTCCAGGACTTCGCCGCTCGACTCGACACCATCGGCATCGACACCGCGCTCATGCTGTGGGCGAACGACTCCGAGTGGCATGACTACCACCTGGGCGAGTCTGGCCATCAGACCGAAGCGGCGCGCGGGTATGTCGCTGCCGAGATGGCCCCGACAGGCCGCCCACGGCCTGCGGCCAGCCGTGCGTCGTTGGCATCATCGTTGGTCGGCGACCGGGAACCCGTCGCGGAGCTCTTGTCCGAGGCTCGGGAAGCCGCCGAGACGACGACACTACGCGCCGAGGCCAAGTGGGCTGTCGGACGGCTTCGGCAGTTTCACGCCGACAGTCAACCGCTTTCTGATCTTGACGCGGCTCGGCTGCTCGTCGCCGTCGAGACGATCCCGATTCGTGACCGACTGTGGGACGACATGAACACCGACAACGCGGACTCGCACGTCGCCCTGTGGACCAACCTGACCCGGAGGGCTCCCGACCAGGTGCGCTCCGCTCCCGCCTCGCTGTTGGGCCTCGCCTCATGGCTGAGCGGAGACGGTGCCAAGGCTCTGTGCGCGGTGGAGCAGGTGCCGCGCAACAGCCGCTACCCGCTCGCCGGGTTGGTGGTCGCGGTCGTGGAGTCGGCTATGCACCCGCGCGAGTGGGAGTCGGTCAAGAGGATCGGCCAAGATGCCGACTTCGCCGCACCGCAGCCGGGACCACGGAACAATCCCATCCGACCCGCGCCCGCACTCTGA
- a CDS encoding cytochrome P450 → MTTLTTVTDAMTERAQSIVPMSMQIRGAHLYDRARRFVTRTNGQKIFVEKPIPPVEQVALVDIDLSNPFLYRQGKWQSYFERVRNEAPVHFQANSPFGPFWSVTRHADIIAVDKDHETFSAEPFIIIGEPPRFMDVAMFIAMDPPKHDRQRAAVQGVVAPKNLREMESLIRSRVQEVLDDLPIGEPFNWVDRVSIELTARMLATLLDFPYEQRRKLVEWSDLASSMEQANGGPSDNDEVFRGFVDAAQGLSALWRDKEARLAGGEEPGFDLITMLQRNEDTKDLIDRPMEFLGNLVLLIVGGNDTTRNSMSGGILAMNRFPDQFEKLKANPDLIPNAVSEIIRWQTPLAYMRRVAKKDTVLNGQFIRKGDKVVMWYASGNRDERVFDRPDDLIIDRSNARNHISFGFGVHRCMGNRLAEMQLKILWEELLPRFEKIEVVEEPEYVQSNFVRGISRLMVTLTPKTQA, encoded by the coding sequence ATGACGACCCTGACCACCGTGACCGACGCCATGACCGAGCGAGCTCAGTCCATCGTCCCCATGAGCATGCAGATCCGCGGGGCGCACCTGTACGACCGGGCGCGTCGCTTCGTGACCCGGACCAACGGGCAGAAGATCTTCGTCGAGAAGCCGATCCCCCCCGTGGAGCAGGTTGCCCTGGTCGACATCGACCTGAGCAACCCGTTCCTCTACCGGCAGGGCAAGTGGCAGTCGTACTTCGAGCGGGTGCGCAACGAGGCTCCCGTCCACTTCCAGGCCAACAGCCCGTTCGGTCCCTTCTGGTCGGTCACCCGCCACGCTGACATCATCGCGGTCGACAAGGACCATGAGACGTTCTCGGCTGAGCCGTTCATCATCATCGGCGAGCCGCCGCGGTTCATGGATGTCGCCATGTTCATCGCCATGGACCCGCCCAAGCACGACCGGCAGCGCGCCGCCGTCCAGGGCGTCGTGGCTCCGAAGAACCTGCGCGAGATGGAGAGCCTGATCCGCTCGCGGGTCCAAGAGGTGCTGGACGACCTCCCGATCGGTGAGCCCTTCAACTGGGTCGACCGCGTCTCCATCGAGCTGACTGCGCGGATGTTGGCGACACTGCTGGACTTCCCCTACGAGCAGCGCCGCAAGCTCGTCGAGTGGTCGGACCTGGCCAGCTCCATGGAGCAGGCCAACGGCGGCCCCTCGGACAACGACGAGGTGTTCCGCGGATTCGTCGACGCAGCGCAGGGGCTGAGTGCTCTGTGGCGCGACAAGGAGGCGCGGCTGGCGGGGGGAGAAGAGCCTGGCTTCGACCTGATCACGATGCTGCAGCGCAACGAGGACACCAAGGACCTCATCGATCGTCCCATGGAGTTCCTGGGCAACCTCGTCCTGCTCATCGTGGGTGGCAACGACACGACGCGGAACTCCATGAGCGGTGGGATCCTCGCCATGAACCGGTTCCCGGACCAGTTCGAGAAGCTCAAGGCCAACCCGGACCTCATCCCCAATGCGGTCTCGGAGATCATCCGGTGGCAGACACCTCTGGCCTACATGCGGCGGGTCGCCAAGAAGGACACGGTGCTCAACGGACAGTTCATCCGCAAGGGCGACAAGGTGGTCATGTGGTACGCCTCGGGCAACCGTGACGAGCGAGTCTTCGACCGGCCCGACGACCTGATCATCGACCGCAGCAACGCACGCAACCACATCTCCTTCGGCTTCGGAGTCCACCGCTGCATGGGCAACCGGCTGGCGGAGATGCAGCTCAAGATCCTCTGGGAGGAGCTGCTGCCGCGCTTCGAGAAGATCGAGGTCGTCGAAGAGCCTGAGTACGTCCAGTCCAACTTCGTGCGCGGCATCAGCAGGCTGATGGTCACCCTGACGCCGAAGACCCAGGCGTGA
- a CDS encoding 2Fe-2S iron-sulfur cluster-binding protein, which translates to MSVVTFISHDGEKHETPLEEGVSLMQVAVDNMVPGIDGDCGGEAACGTCHVVVEDGWIDQVGRSGPVEEEMLAMNPEREANSRLSCQMRLSDSLDGLVVRLPEFQL; encoded by the coding sequence ATGTCCGTTGTCACCTTCATCTCCCACGACGGGGAGAAGCACGAGACACCACTGGAAGAGGGTGTCTCGCTGATGCAGGTCGCCGTCGACAACATGGTTCCTGGAATCGACGGGGACTGCGGCGGCGAAGCCGCCTGCGGTACGTGCCACGTGGTCGTCGAGGACGGATGGATCGACCAGGTCGGCCGTTCGGGTCCCGTGGAGGAAGAGATGCTCGCCATGAACCCCGAGCGCGAGGCGAATTCCCGGCTGTCGTGCCAGATGCGGTTGAGCGACAGCCTGGACGGCCTTGTCGTCCGGCTCCCCGAGTTCCAGCTGTGA
- a CDS encoding TetR/AcrR family transcriptional regulator: protein MPDSDAWLIPGSRREAALERIYAAGSDVLRERGPKTFSLEEVARRAGCSRATVYRFVGNKRSLVDTLVGLAATTVVEQVRTQTRGMQGKQLVIESILAGVQAIRSDRTLAEFVKSPPAFDDTYFTHSEMLNRLAASLMDLGEEPDLGAEWLIRVVLSMITWPVDDPTTERELIERYVGAAF from the coding sequence ATGCCAGATTCCGACGCATGGCTCATTCCTGGCAGTCGAAGGGAAGCCGCCCTGGAACGCATCTACGCAGCCGGCAGCGACGTCCTGCGCGAGCGCGGTCCCAAGACGTTCAGCTTGGAAGAGGTCGCCCGCAGAGCAGGGTGCTCACGCGCGACCGTCTACCGGTTCGTGGGCAACAAGCGCAGCCTTGTGGACACACTGGTAGGCCTAGCCGCGACTACCGTGGTCGAACAGGTGCGAACGCAGACTCGCGGGATGCAGGGCAAACAACTGGTCATCGAGTCGATCCTTGCCGGAGTCCAAGCGATTCGCAGCGACCGCACCCTGGCTGAGTTCGTCAAGTCACCCCCGGCTTTCGACGACACCTACTTCACCCACTCCGAAATGCTGAACCGTCTCGCTGCGTCTCTGATGGACCTCGGCGAAGAACCCGATCTCGGCGCCGAATGGCTCATTCGAGTCGTACTCAGCATGATCACTTGGCCCGTGGACGACCCCACCACCGAGCGAGAACTGATCGAACGCTACGTAGGTGCCGCCTTCTGA
- a CDS encoding helix-turn-helix domain-containing protein has product MRVPEPGVPPLAFVQLLNSDALEPSAVAHFRRIIELQGTSEVELVQRDRQVPIRWFREVYPDLDPDGATYLGLAFAEKAQLTSFGPLSLPLVSAGSVDEIFQLLGYLPVISGALRPHFHPGEHGLTVGLSGQTGDPDLDCLVITYGGAALLRLLDLLAGPLPGVTLQLAWPAPGVVETRTDLMSERLDFDAHTSFIDVPAEALRVRCRFPDPVAYGLAIAELRRMLDRSTSATSVTERVRRLLEQDPGRSSSRDIAALLDVSTSTMKRRLEDEGTTFRQVRQSLLRERAIVLLLDHSLTISQIAVDLGYGDPGNFSHAFKRWTGQSPSEFRNVGRLGPGGSAPERERPPLARRTRRHVYDRSGLSAKRRQARRITW; this is encoded by the coding sequence GTGAGAGTTCCCGAACCCGGCGTGCCTCCGCTGGCGTTCGTCCAGCTCCTCAACAGCGACGCGCTTGAGCCCAGCGCCGTCGCGCACTTCCGTCGGATCATCGAACTCCAGGGCACTTCGGAGGTCGAGCTGGTACAGCGCGACCGGCAAGTGCCCATCCGATGGTTCCGCGAGGTCTACCCGGACCTCGACCCCGACGGTGCTACCTACCTCGGGCTCGCTTTCGCCGAGAAGGCCCAGCTGACCTCGTTCGGCCCGCTGAGCCTGCCCTTGGTCAGCGCTGGCTCGGTGGACGAGATCTTCCAGTTGCTGGGGTATCTGCCCGTGATCTCCGGCGCTCTTCGCCCTCACTTCCACCCGGGCGAGCACGGCTTGACAGTGGGGCTGAGCGGTCAGACCGGCGATCCCGATCTCGACTGCCTGGTCATCACCTACGGTGGTGCGGCGCTGCTTCGACTACTCGACCTGCTGGCCGGCCCGCTACCAGGGGTGACGTTGCAGCTGGCATGGCCTGCCCCCGGAGTTGTGGAGACTCGCACCGACCTAATGAGCGAACGGTTGGACTTCGACGCGCACACGTCCTTCATCGACGTGCCGGCCGAGGCCCTTCGTGTCCGCTGCCGGTTCCCGGACCCGGTCGCCTACGGCTTGGCCATCGCCGAGCTGCGCCGCATGCTCGACCGCAGTACCAGTGCCACCAGCGTGACGGAGCGGGTGCGACGACTGCTCGAGCAGGACCCAGGACGGTCGAGCAGCCGGGACATCGCCGCACTCCTCGACGTCTCCACCAGCACCATGAAGAGACGGCTCGAGGACGAGGGCACGACATTCCGTCAGGTCCGACAGTCCCTGCTGCGCGAGAGAGCCATCGTGCTGCTTCTCGACCACTCCCTGACGATCAGTCAGATCGCGGTCGATCTCGGCTATGGCGATCCTGGGAACTTCTCCCACGCCTTCAAGCGCTGGACCGGGCAGTCGCCGAGCGAGTTCCGCAACGTGGGGCGCCTCGGACCAGGGGGGTCGGCCCCTGAGCGGGAGCGGCCGCCCTTAGCTCGGCGCACTCGGCGCCACGTCTACGACCGGAGCGGGCTATCCGCGAAGCGGCGACAGGCGAGGCGCATCACGTGGTGA